A section of the Oryzias latipes chromosome 8, ASM223467v1 genome encodes:
- the ube2m gene encoding NEDD8-conjugating enzyme Ubc12, producing the protein MIKLFSLKQQKKDEESAGGNRAGAGGKKASAAQLRIQKDINELNLPKTCEISFPDDDDLLNFRLIISPDEGFYKGGKFVFSFKVGQGYPHDPPKVKCETMVYHPNIDLEGNVCLNILREDWKPVLTINSIIYGLQYLFLEPNPEDPLNKEAAEVLQTNRRLFEQNVHRSLRGGYVGATYFERCLK; encoded by the exons ATGATTAAGCTGTTTTCTCTaaagcagcagaagaaagaCGAGGAATCTGCTGGAGGAAACAGAGCCGGAGCCGGGGGGAAGAAAGCCAGCGCGGCCCAGCTCCGAATACAGAAAG ACATCAACGAGCTGAACCTGCCAAAGACGTGCGAGATCAGCTTCCCCGACGATGACGACCTACTCAACTTCAGGCTCATCATCTCGCCGGATGAG ggtTTCTACAAAGGAGGGAAGTTCGTCTTCAGCTTTAAG GTAGGACAGGGTTACCCCCACGACCCCCCCAAAGTGAAGTGTGAGACGATGGTGTACCACCCCAACATTGACCTGGAAGGAAACGTCTGTCTAAACATCCTCAG AGAGGACTGGAAGCCGGTTCTGACGATAAACTCCATCATCTACGGTCTGCAGTATCTCTTTCTA GAGCCAAACCCGGAGGACCCCCTGAACAAGGAGGCGGCGGAGGTCCTGCAGACGAACCGGCGGCTCTTTGAGCAGAATGTCCATCGCTCCCTGAGGGGGGGCTATGTGGGCGCCACCTACTTTGAGAGATGTCTGAAATAG
- the LOC101156701 gene encoding E3 ubiquitin-protein ligase TRIM7, which translates to MAEAPELFSEQELTCSICLDLFTDPVSTPCGHNFCQACIGGYWASSQVCTCPLCKRQFDERPLLSINKVFALIADKYKVAHYSAAGLPPPPPRNSSPVVMTMAEDGRSTNPFLSPPPESQKVASVGGDVVWCDVCTGVKRPAVRSCLTCTASYCNEHVQPHLTTPFYSKHPLMDPQEALRGRTCSMHRRLLEVYCRTCHRCICAICVLEEHRTHKTVSVQTERLNKQKQMARTEQEILNRIREKESRLGDLRRKLEGLQNYAGRERGDVENLLDQLSAALDRVRTQVVGRMESQLDPLVSKGESLVNRLEVELRQLNEKRAELEVQASSQDHIRFLQSFEEATAPLGEEQQVGEDEEDEVFSLHFPLEEVKSGLMEVKEKLDEIQMGDGLPGGHRSFRDSFPAGDLMAADSMMSLRGSTASLRKSQWSLKDVKRLKQVSGHKKARVYMEDVTLNPVTAYPFLILSEDRKQVKRGEKLQFFRNSPHRFDVWSCVIAKEGFSSGRHYWEVFVGENKDWKLGVISESAQRKGLFDMSPSNGYYALWWSGNQLRALTAPPLTKVKSHHPKLRQVGVFLDVEEAQVTFYNVKSGSEIYSFHGNAELTERMFPLLGTGDKEVPLILMTTQHHLA; encoded by the exons ATGGCGGAGGCTCCAGAACTGTTCTCAGAGCAGGAGCTGACCTGCTCCATCTGCCTGGACCTGTTCACCGACCCGGTTTCCACTCCCTGTGGGCACAACTTCTGCCAG GCCTGCATCGGCGGTTACTGGGCGTCCAGCCAGGTGTGCACGTGTCCGCTGTGCAAGCGTCAGTTCGATGAGCGTCCGCTGCTCAGCATCAACAAAGTCTTCGCGCTCATCGCGGATAAatacaaagtggcgcattacagCGCCGCCGGGCTCCCGCCACCGCCCCCCAGGAACAGTTCGCCTGTTGTCATGACGATGGCGGAGGACGGCAGGAGCACCAACCCGTTTTTGTCGCCACCACCAGAAAGCCAGAAGGTGGCGAGTGTGGGCGGCGACGTGGTGTGGTGTGACGTGTGCACAGGCGTGAAGCGTCCGGCCGTCAGATCCTGCCTCACGTGCACCGCCTCCTACTGCAACGAGCACGTGCAGCCTCACCTCACTACGCCCTTTTACTCCAAGCACCCCCTGATGGACCCCCAGGAGGCCCTGAGGGGCCGCACCTGCTCCATGCACCGCCGCCTGCTGGAG GTGTACTGCAGGACATGTCATCGCTGCATCTGCGCCATCTGCGTTCTGGAGGAACATCGGACCCACAAAACCGTCTCGGTCCAGACGGAACGGCTcaacaaacag AAACAGATGGCTCGGACGGAGCAGGAGATCCTCAACCGCATCCGGGAGAAGGAGAGCCGCCTGGGGGacctgaggaggaagctggaggggCTCCAG AACTATGCCGGCCGAGAGCGCGGCGACGTGGAGAACCTGCTGGACCAGCTGTCCGCGGCACTGGACCGGGTCCGGACTCAGGTGGTGGGCAGGATGGAGAGTCAGCTGGACCCTCTGGTCTCCAAGGGGGAGAGTCTGGTCAACCGCCTGGAGGTGGAACTTCGCCAGCTGAACGAAAAGAGGGCGGAGCTGGAGGTCCAGGCCAGCAGTCAGGACCACATCCGGTTCCTGCAG AGTTTTGAAGAAgccacagctcctctgggggaggAGCAGCAAGTGGGGGAGGACGAGGAGGACGAGGTGTTTTCCCTCCATTTCCCACTGGAGGAGGTGAAGAGCGGCCTGATGGAGGTGAAGGAGAAACTGGATGAGATCCAGATGGGCGATGGTCTTCCCGGTGGTCACAGAAGCTTCAGAGACTCCT TTCCAGCAGGTGACCTGATGGCGGCCGACAGCATGATGAGTCTGAGAGGAAGCACAGCCAGTCTGAGGAAGAGCCAGTGGTCACTGAAAG ATGTGAAGAGGCTCAAACAGGTTTCAG GACACAAGAAGGCCCGTGTTTACATGG AGGACGTGACGCTGAACCCGGTGACGGCGTACCCGTTCCTCATCCTGTCCGAGGACAGGAAGCAGGTGAAGCGCGGCGAGAAGCTGCAGTTCTTCAGGAACAGCCCCCACAGGTTCGACGTGTGGTCCTGCGTCATCGCCAAGGAGGGCTTCAGCTCTGGCCGCCACTACTGGGAG GTGTTTGTGGGCGAGAACAAGGACTGGAAGCTGGGTGTGATCAGCGAGTCGGCTCAGAGGAAAGGCTTGTTCGACATGAGCCCCTCCAATGGGTACTACGCCCTCTGGTGGAGCGGAAACCAGCTCCGCGCGCTCACGGCGCCCCCCCTGACCAAA GTGAAAAGTCACCACCccaagctgcggcaggtgggcGTGTTCCTGGACGTGGAGGAGGCCCAGGTGACCTTCTACAACGTGAAGTCTGGCTCAGAAATCTACAGTTTCCATGGAAACGCGGAGCTCACAGAGAGGATGTTCCCGCTGCTTGGAACGGGAGACAAAGAGGTTCCTCTGATCCTTATGACCACACAGCACCACCTGGCCTGA